In one Mycobacterium heckeshornense genomic region, the following are encoded:
- the efp gene encoding elongation factor P: MATTADFKNGLVLVIDGQLWQIVEFQHVKPGKGPAFVRTKLKNVVSGKIIDKTYNAGVKVETATVDRRDTTYLYRDGSDFVFMDSEDYEQHHLPESLVGDAAKFLLDGMPVQVAFHNGTPLYIELPVTVELEVTHTEPGLQGDRSSAGTKPATLETGAQIQVPLFINTGDKLKVDSRDGSYLGRA, from the coding sequence GTGGCAACGACTGCCGACTTCAAAAACGGACTGGTGCTGGTGATCGACGGCCAGCTGTGGCAGATCGTCGAGTTCCAGCACGTCAAACCCGGTAAGGGCCCGGCGTTTGTGCGCACCAAGCTCAAGAACGTGGTGTCCGGCAAGATCATCGACAAGACCTACAACGCCGGCGTGAAAGTGGAAACCGCCACCGTGGACCGCCGCGACACCACCTATCTGTATCGCGACGGCTCCGACTTTGTGTTCATGGACAGCGAGGACTACGAGCAGCACCACCTGCCGGAGTCGCTGGTCGGCGACGCCGCCAAGTTCCTGCTGGACGGGATGCCCGTGCAGGTGGCCTTCCACAACGGGACGCCGCTGTACATCGAGCTGCCGGTGACCGTCGAGCTGGAGGTCACCCACACCGAGCCGGGTCTGCAGGGTGATCGCTCCAGCGCCGGCACCAAGCCCGCGACGTTGGAGACCGGCGCACAGATCCAGGTGCCGTTGTTCATCAACACCGGCGACAAGCTGAAGGTGGACTCCCGCGACGGCAGCTACCTGGGCCGCGCCTGA
- the nusB gene encoding transcription antitermination factor NusB, whose product MPGGKPVKGRHQARKRAVDLLFEAEARGCSSAEMADARAALAETNPEVAPLHPYTAAVARGVSEHAAHIDELIASHLQGWTLERLPAVDRAILRVAVWELLHADDVPGPVAVDEAVQLAKELSTDESPGFVNGVLGQIMLVTPQIRAAAQAVRGPREP is encoded by the coding sequence ATGCCTGGCGGTAAGCCGGTCAAGGGCCGCCACCAGGCCCGCAAGCGGGCGGTCGACTTGCTGTTCGAAGCCGAAGCCCGCGGGTGCAGCTCCGCCGAGATGGCCGACGCCCGCGCAGCGCTGGCCGAAACCAACCCCGAGGTGGCACCCTTGCACCCCTATACGGCGGCGGTGGCCCGCGGCGTCAGTGAGCACGCCGCACACATCGACGAGCTGATCGCTTCGCATCTGCAGGGCTGGACGCTGGAGCGGCTGCCCGCGGTGGACCGGGCCATTCTGCGGGTGGCGGTGTGGGAACTGCTGCACGCCGACGACGTGCCGGGGCCGGTCGCCGTCGACGAGGCGGTTCAGCTGGCCAAGGAGCTGTCCACCGACGAGTCGCCCGGCTTCGTCAACGGGGTGCTGGGTCAGATCATGTTGGTGACACCGCAAATCCGCGCGGCCGCCCAGGCGGTCCGGGGACCGCGCGAGCCATGA
- a CDS encoding transposase, which translates to MALGRENRQGRFDDVMLLVGDQLPAGSIYRLLAEHGGALFDDDYFADLFKRSALGRPTVPARVMATVMLLQAYEGLSDREACDRLAFDLRWKAAAGLTVDAEAFHPTVLVGMRNRLRASDRPRRLFENVNTTARAAGLLRGRRRVLDSTPLLDAVATQDTVIQLRAAIRKLLTVADRADPEVAGAVRTVLTRDDDYASLGKPPCDWDDPKAREALVDALVRDANAALEALDGRKLDGALGEAVELLALVAGQDVEAGDDGIFRIARRVAKDRMISTVDTEARHGHKSRARTFDGYKSHLGIDPDDELITGVAITAANAADREVIDELLGNPATDIRSAAPATAPDTDTSTDAATDADADADETITDHGEHVHNESEPNVFEVYGDSAYADGATLDEQTGRGHDMRAKVPPVRNANGYSKDRFGIDLAAGTVTCPAEHTVAISTGRRQQVARFGSFCGSCPLQAECTKARRGRVITIHAHEAALQHAKARQRDPAWQADYRTYRPVVERKISHFTRRPWGGRKARCRGQKRILTDILARAGAINLARLATLGLHPHAGGWAIA; encoded by the coding sequence GTGGCTTTGGGACGGGAGAATCGGCAGGGCCGGTTCGATGACGTGATGCTGCTGGTGGGTGATCAGCTGCCGGCGGGCAGTATTTACCGGCTGTTGGCCGAGCACGGCGGTGCACTGTTTGACGATGACTATTTCGCTGATCTGTTCAAGCGCTCGGCGCTGGGTCGACCGACGGTGCCGGCGCGGGTGATGGCCACAGTGATGCTGCTGCAGGCCTATGAGGGATTGTCGGATCGGGAGGCGTGTGACCGGTTGGCCTTTGATCTGCGCTGGAAAGCGGCCGCCGGGTTGACGGTGGACGCCGAGGCTTTTCATCCCACGGTGCTGGTCGGCATGCGCAACCGGCTACGCGCATCGGATCGGCCACGGCGGTTGTTCGAAAACGTGAACACCACCGCGCGAGCGGCGGGGTTGTTGCGGGGACGACGCCGGGTGCTGGATTCGACGCCGCTGTTGGATGCGGTGGCCACCCAGGACACGGTGATCCAGCTGCGGGCCGCGATCCGCAAACTGCTGACCGTGGCTGATCGGGCCGATCCGGAAGTGGCCGGTGCGGTGCGCACCGTGCTGACCCGCGACGATGACTACGCCAGCCTGGGCAAACCACCGTGTGACTGGGATGACCCCAAAGCGCGTGAAGCCTTGGTCGATGCGCTGGTGCGCGACGCCAACGCCGCACTGGAGGCCCTCGACGGCCGCAAGCTCGATGGGGCACTGGGTGAGGCGGTCGAGTTGTTGGCGCTGGTGGCCGGCCAAGACGTCGAAGCCGGCGACGACGGAATCTTCCGCATTGCCCGGCGAGTGGCCAAAGACCGGATGATCTCCACCGTCGATACCGAAGCCCGCCATGGGCATAAGTCGCGGGCGCGGACCTTCGATGGCTACAAGTCCCATCTGGGTATCGACCCCGACGACGAGCTGATCACCGGGGTGGCCATCACCGCGGCCAACGCCGCCGACCGTGAGGTCATCGATGAGCTGTTGGGCAACCCCGCCACCGACATCAGAAGTGCTGCACCCGCCACCGCCCCCGACACCGACACCAGCACCGATGCCGCCACCGATGCCGATGCCGATGCCGATGAAACGATCACCGATCACGGCGAGCATGTGCACAACGAGTCGGAGCCGAACGTCTTTGAGGTGTATGGCGATTCGGCTTACGCCGATGGGGCCACCCTGGATGAGCAGACCGGGCGGGGTCATGACATGCGCGCCAAGGTGCCCCCGGTGCGCAACGCCAACGGCTATTCCAAAGACCGGTTCGGTATCGACCTGGCCGCCGGCACCGTGACCTGCCCGGCCGAGCACACCGTGGCGATCAGCACCGGCCGACGTCAGCAGGTCGCTCGCTTCGGTTCGTTCTGTGGGTCCTGCCCACTGCAGGCGGAGTGCACCAAAGCCCGTCGCGGGCGGGTGATCACCATCCATGCCCATGAAGCCGCCCTGCAGCACGCCAAGGCCCGCCAACGCGATCCGGCCTGGCAGGCCGATTACCGAACGTATCGGCCGGTCGTGGAACGCAAGATCAGTCACTTCACCCGCCGCCCCTGGGGTGGTCGCAAGGCGCGGTGCCGCGGCCAAAAACGCATCCTGACCGACATCCTGGCCCGAGCAGGAGCGATCAACCTCGCCCGGTTGGCCACCTTGGGCTTGCACCCACACGCCGGGGGTTGGGCCATCGCCTGA
- a CDS encoding ABC transporter substrate-binding protein yields the protein MSRPMVRLASAATVFGVAAAGCALDSAGAVNVVVGYQSKTINTVTAGTLLRAQGFLEHRLADITKRTGTKYRVVWQDYDTGAPITAQMVAEKIDIGSMGDFPMLINGSKTQANERARTEIVSVTGYQPKGALNMVVVAPNSTATAMTDLAGKKVSASVGSAGHGTLVRALSAAGINPRTGVEVLNQQPQVGASALESGQVQALSQFVAWPGLLVYQGKAKLLYDGAELNYPTLHGVVVRRAYATAHPEVLDAFLQAQLDATDFLNDNPLEAARIVAESSGLPQEVVYLYNGPGGTSFDTTLKPSLVEALKNDVLYLKSIGDFADLDVGGFVQDAPLRAAFATRKLDYGKAVAVLNSPSRTGGELWLYGSERTRPVSDPGALLKAVRDATAHGARVRAAYVHDAELGTRWFADRSTWVKDGEQYLPFDTPAGAQRYVASHPGSVALDYQQALAGAA from the coding sequence ATGAGCAGACCCATGGTCCGATTGGCCTCGGCCGCCACTGTGTTCGGTGTGGCGGCCGCCGGATGCGCGCTGGACTCCGCTGGCGCCGTCAACGTCGTGGTCGGCTATCAATCCAAGACCATCAATACCGTGACTGCCGGCACGCTGTTGCGCGCGCAAGGCTTCCTGGAGCACCGGCTGGCCGACATCACCAAGCGCACCGGTACCAAATACCGCGTGGTGTGGCAGGATTACGACACCGGCGCGCCGATCACCGCGCAGATGGTGGCCGAGAAGATCGACATTGGCTCGATGGGCGACTTCCCGATGTTGATCAACGGCTCCAAAACGCAGGCCAACGAGCGCGCCCGCACCGAGATTGTGTCGGTCACCGGCTATCAACCCAAGGGCGCGCTGAACATGGTGGTGGTGGCGCCGAATTCCACCGCGACAGCGATGACCGACTTGGCCGGCAAGAAGGTGTCGGCCAGTGTCGGCTCAGCGGGTCACGGCACCCTGGTGCGGGCATTGTCCGCCGCCGGCATCAATCCCCGTACCGGTGTGGAAGTGCTCAACCAGCAGCCGCAGGTCGGGGCTTCTGCGCTGGAATCAGGTCAGGTGCAAGCGCTTTCGCAGTTCGTGGCCTGGCCAGGCCTGCTGGTCTACCAGGGCAAGGCGAAACTGCTCTACGACGGAGCCGAGCTGAACTACCCGACCTTGCACGGTGTGGTGGTGCGCCGCGCCTACGCGACGGCCCACCCCGAGGTGCTCGACGCCTTCCTGCAGGCCCAGCTCGATGCCACCGACTTCCTCAACGACAACCCGCTGGAAGCAGCCCGCATCGTCGCCGAGAGCAGTGGGCTGCCGCAAGAGGTCGTGTACCTCTACAACGGTCCGGGTGGCACGTCGTTCGACACCACGCTCAAACCGTCGCTGGTTGAAGCCTTGAAAAACGATGTGCTATACCTGAAATCGATCGGTGACTTCGCAGATCTCGATGTCGGCGGCTTCGTCCAGGACGCGCCACTGCGTGCGGCCTTCGCCACACGAAAGCTCGACTACGGCAAGGCGGTCGCCGTCCTCAACAGCCCGTCGCGGACCGGCGGTGAGCTGTGGCTGTACGGATCAGAGCGCACCCGACCAGTTTCCGACCCGGGAGCCCTGCTCAAAGCGGTGCGTGACGCGACCGCCCATGGCGCGCGCGTGCGGGCGGCTTATGTCCACGACGCCGAGCTGGGCACCCGCTGGTTCGCCGACAGGTCGACGTGGGTAAAGGATGGCGAACAGTATCTGCCATTCGATACCCCGGCAGGTGCACAGCGTTATGTCGCGTCGCATCCGGGCAGCGTCGCGTTGGACTACCAGCAAGCCTTGGCGGGCGCGGCATGA
- a CDS encoding aminotransferase class I/II-fold pyridoxal phosphate-dependent enzyme: MPVQYTIRGAGAQGIATDVEEAISRGALAPGAALPPIRELATQLGVNPNTVAAAYRLLRDRGAVETAGRRGTRVRERPATTPRSLRGPVIPPGVRDLSTGNPDPGLLPIADAVLPPRGQPVLYGEAPISPELAEHARADLSSDGIPGEHLAVTSGALDAIERVLTAHLRAGARVAVEDPGWANLLDLLAALGLAVEPLRLDDDGPLPDDLRRVLDRGVQALIVTSRAQNPTGAAVSAPRAATLRRLLADRARDLLVIEDDHCAGIAGAPLHSVAGCTQRWAFVRSLAKAYGPDLRLAVLAGDRRTVERVQGRLRLGPGWVSHLLQDLAVSVWRNDAATRLVHAAQIAYADKRSGLLTALAERGVVAHGRSGLNVWVPVPDEPTAIAGLLAAGWAVAPGNRYRLVTAPGIRISIAGLDAAEIDPLADAVAAAVHGAGPRSV; this comes from the coding sequence GTGCCAGTACAGTACACCATCCGCGGTGCGGGTGCGCAGGGCATTGCGACGGACGTCGAGGAGGCAATTTCGCGCGGCGCGCTCGCCCCGGGCGCCGCCCTGCCGCCGATCCGGGAGCTGGCCACACAGCTCGGTGTGAATCCCAACACCGTTGCGGCCGCATACCGTCTGCTGCGCGATCGCGGGGCCGTCGAAACCGCCGGGCGGCGCGGAACCCGGGTACGCGAACGACCGGCGACCACACCGAGATCCTTGCGGGGGCCGGTGATCCCGCCAGGGGTGCGCGACCTGTCGACGGGCAACCCGGACCCGGGTCTGCTCCCGATCGCTGACGCTGTTCTGCCACCGCGCGGTCAACCGGTGCTGTATGGCGAGGCTCCGATATCGCCGGAGCTCGCCGAGCACGCTCGTGCGGACCTGAGCAGCGACGGCATCCCCGGCGAACACCTGGCAGTCACCAGCGGGGCGCTCGACGCGATCGAGCGGGTGCTCACCGCACACCTGCGGGCCGGCGCCCGGGTTGCCGTCGAGGATCCGGGGTGGGCGAACCTTCTGGATCTGCTGGCGGCTCTCGGGCTGGCCGTGGAGCCGCTGCGGCTCGACGACGACGGGCCGCTACCCGACGACCTCCGTCGGGTGCTGGATCGCGGCGTGCAGGCGTTGATCGTGACCAGCCGCGCCCAAAATCCAACGGGCGCAGCTGTTTCCGCGCCTCGCGCCGCCACGCTGCGGCGCCTGCTGGCGGACCGGGCACGCGACCTGCTGGTGATCGAAGACGACCACTGCGCCGGCATCGCGGGCGCACCGCTGCACTCGGTGGCCGGCTGCACGCAGCGTTGGGCCTTCGTCCGGTCGCTCGCCAAGGCGTACGGGCCGGACCTGCGCCTGGCGGTGCTCGCCGGGGACCGTCGCACCGTCGAGCGGGTCCAGGGCCGGCTGCGGCTTGGCCCGGGCTGGGTCAGCCACCTGCTGCAAGACCTCGCGGTCAGTGTGTGGCGCAACGACGCAGCGACCCGGCTGGTGCATGCGGCCCAAATTGCCTATGCCGACAAGCGCTCGGGCTTGCTGACGGCACTGGCCGAACGCGGTGTCGTCGCGCACGGCCGTTCCGGCCTTAACGTGTGGGTGCCGGTTCCCGACGAGCCGACCGCCATCGCCGGGCTGCTGGCCGCGGGGTGGGCGGTGGCTCCGGGCAACCGGTACCGGTTGGTCACCGCGCCCGGTATCCGGATCAGCATCGCCGGCCTCGACGCCGCCGAGATCGATCCGCTGGCCGACGCCGTCGCCGCGGCGGTCCACGGTGCCGGACCCCGCAGCGTCTGA
- a CDS encoding B-4DMT family transporter: MTNWRLRGLVFAAAMVVVRLFQGALINAFPTHAALISTVLVLLFAIAVVAWGLIDGRADAAAQPDPDRRQDLAMTWLLAGLVAGILGGAVAWLISLVYTGLYTGGLINEVSTFAAFTALLVFLPGMGGVTLGRWLIDRHAPPVPKHGHREEDTDVFAAVHQDEAPTEGMAAVKGHDQEQTAARAGERPTAVATAEGEKPTQATPTTPDAEQTKRAPRAGDDQR; the protein is encoded by the coding sequence ATGACTAACTGGAGGCTGCGCGGACTGGTGTTCGCGGCTGCGATGGTCGTCGTCCGCTTGTTCCAAGGGGCGCTGATCAACGCGTTTCCCACCCACGCGGCGTTGATCAGCACCGTGTTGGTACTCCTTTTCGCCATCGCGGTCGTCGCCTGGGGGCTGATCGACGGTCGCGCCGACGCCGCAGCGCAACCCGACCCGGACCGCCGCCAGGATCTGGCGATGACGTGGCTGCTGGCCGGCTTGGTGGCCGGGATTCTCGGTGGCGCGGTGGCGTGGCTGATTTCCCTGGTCTACACCGGTCTTTACACCGGCGGGCTGATCAACGAGGTCTCGACGTTCGCCGCGTTCACCGCGCTGCTGGTGTTTCTGCCCGGCATGGGCGGAGTGACCTTGGGCCGCTGGCTCATCGACCGCCACGCTCCCCCGGTACCCAAGCACGGGCACCGCGAGGAGGACACCGACGTGTTCGCCGCCGTCCACCAGGACGAGGCACCAACCGAGGGGATGGCCGCGGTCAAGGGCCACGACCAGGAGCAAACCGCCGCCAGGGCAGGGGAACGGCCCACCGCGGTGGCCACGGCCGAAGGTGAAAAACCCACTCAGGCGACGCCGACGACGCCCGACGCGGAGCAGACCAAGCGCGCCCCCCGGGCCGGCGACGATCAGCGGTAA
- the aroQ gene encoding type II 3-dehydroquinate dehydratase: MNVNVINGPNLGRLGQREPEVYGATTHDELSALIEREAAELGLKVVVRQSDSEAQLLEWIHRAADTQEPVILNAGGLTHTSVALRDACAELTAPLIEVHISNVYAREDFRRHSYLSPVATGVIVGLGVQGYLLALRYLAGVYR; this comes from the coding sequence ATGAATGTCAACGTGATCAACGGCCCCAACCTGGGCCGGCTCGGGCAGCGTGAGCCCGAGGTGTACGGCGCCACCACCCATGACGAGCTGAGTGCGCTCATCGAGCGGGAGGCCGCTGAGCTCGGCCTGAAAGTGGTTGTGCGGCAGAGTGATAGCGAAGCCCAATTGCTGGAGTGGATACATCGGGCCGCGGACACACAGGAGCCGGTCATCCTCAACGCCGGCGGGCTGACCCACACATCGGTGGCGTTGCGCGACGCCTGCGCCGAACTGACCGCACCGCTGATCGAGGTGCACATCTCCAACGTGTATGCCCGCGAGGACTTTCGGCGCCACTCCTACCTGAGCCCGGTTGCCACCGGGGTGATCGTCGGGCTCGGTGTGCAGGGCTATCTGCTTGCCCTGCGCTACCTGGCCGGCGTTTACCGCTGA
- a CDS encoding ABC transporter permease: protein MTAVSVSAPVELEPVTAPPRNGRSPWRSRLLRLASVAAALGLWQALTANHARLWLRFDTLPTVDEITMALVHRLCTQDYWLDLAQSLVRILTGFGLAAVVGVATGIMLGRSRLAGDLLGPLAELARPIPAIAVVPVAILLFPTDEAGVVFITFLAAYFPVMVSTRHAVRALPTLWEDSVRTMGGGRWDVLTQVVLPGILPGVFGGLSVGMGVAWICVISAEMISGRLGVGYRTWQAYTVLAYPHVFVGIITIGVLGFATSAAVELVGRRVTRWLPRGEDNAR from the coding sequence ATGACTGCCGTCAGTGTCAGCGCCCCGGTAGAACTCGAGCCGGTCACTGCGCCACCCCGAAACGGGCGTTCTCCGTGGCGGTCTCGGCTGCTTCGCCTGGCGTCGGTGGCCGCCGCGCTGGGACTGTGGCAGGCGCTCACCGCCAACCATGCGCGGTTGTGGCTGCGCTTTGACACCCTGCCGACGGTGGACGAGATCACCATGGCACTGGTTCACCGACTCTGCACTCAGGATTACTGGCTTGACTTGGCCCAGTCGCTGGTTCGCATCCTCACCGGCTTCGGGCTAGCCGCGGTCGTTGGTGTGGCGACCGGCATCATGCTGGGCCGGTCGCGGTTGGCCGGCGACTTGCTCGGCCCGTTGGCCGAGCTGGCTCGCCCGATCCCGGCAATCGCGGTGGTGCCGGTGGCGATCCTGCTATTTCCCACCGACGAAGCCGGGGTGGTGTTCATCACGTTCTTGGCGGCGTATTTCCCGGTCATGGTCAGCACCCGACACGCGGTGCGGGCGCTGCCCACCCTCTGGGAGGACTCCGTTCGCACGATGGGTGGTGGCCGGTGGGACGTGCTGACCCAGGTGGTGTTGCCGGGCATCCTGCCGGGCGTGTTCGGCGGACTTTCGGTGGGCATGGGCGTGGCCTGGATCTGCGTGATCTCGGCAGAGATGATCTCCGGTCGTCTCGGTGTGGGGTATCGCACCTGGCAGGCCTATACGGTGCTGGCTTACCCGCACGTGTTCGTCGGCATCATCACGATCGGGGTGCTCGGGTTCGCCACGTCCGCGGCAGTGGAACTGGTGGGCCGCCGGGTGACGCGCTGGCTGCCCCGCGGTGAGGACAACGCGCGATGA
- a CDS encoding M24 family metallopeptidase → MTHSQRRENLSARIRAAGLDALLVSDLVNVRYLSGFTGSNAALLVFADERTPVLATDGRYRTQAAQQAPDLEIAVERACGRHLVGRAAAGGVRRLGFESHVVTVDGFDALAAEAGTTELARASGMVEALREVKDAGEVALLRLACEAADTALTDLIERGGLRPGRTEREVSRELEALMLDHGADGVSFDTIVATGANSAIPHHRPTDAVLGTGDFVKIDFGALVAGYHSDMTRTFVLGRAADWQREIYQLVAAAQRAGREALRAGANLHDVDAAARQVITDAGHGERFGHGLGHGVGLQIHEAPGINATAAGTLLAGSVVTVEPGVYLPDRGGVRIEDTLVVADETSGHAPELLTRFPKELAIL, encoded by the coding sequence GTGACACATTCCCAGCGTAGAGAAAATCTCAGCGCGCGGATTCGTGCCGCCGGGTTGGACGCGCTGCTGGTCAGCGACCTGGTCAACGTGCGCTACCTCTCCGGTTTCACCGGCTCCAACGCCGCGCTGCTGGTGTTCGCCGACGAGCGGACCCCGGTGCTGGCCACCGACGGGCGCTACCGCACTCAGGCCGCGCAGCAGGCGCCCGATCTCGAGATCGCCGTCGAGCGGGCATGTGGACGGCATCTGGTCGGGCGGGCCGCGGCCGGCGGTGTCCGGCGGCTGGGTTTCGAAAGCCATGTGGTCACCGTCGACGGGTTCGACGCGCTGGCCGCCGAAGCGGGAACGACCGAGCTGGCGCGTGCCTCGGGCATGGTGGAGGCGCTGCGCGAGGTCAAGGACGCCGGCGAGGTGGCGCTGCTGCGACTGGCCTGCGAGGCGGCCGACACCGCGCTGACCGACCTGATCGAGCGCGGCGGTTTACGGCCGGGCCGTACCGAGCGCGAGGTGAGCCGCGAGCTCGAGGCGTTGATGCTCGACCACGGCGCCGACGGCGTGTCGTTCGACACGATCGTGGCCACCGGGGCGAATTCGGCGATCCCGCACCACCGGCCCACCGACGCGGTGCTGGGCACCGGTGACTTCGTCAAGATCGACTTCGGCGCGCTGGTCGCCGGCTACCACTCGGACATGACCCGCACGTTTGTGCTAGGCCGGGCCGCAGACTGGCAGCGCGAGATCTATCAACTGGTCGCCGCCGCACAACGGGCCGGGCGAGAGGCGCTGCGGGCGGGCGCGAACCTGCATGACGTGGATGCCGCGGCCCGCCAAGTCATTACCGACGCCGGCCACGGCGAGCGCTTCGGCCACGGCCTGGGGCACGGGGTGGGCCTGCAGATCCACGAAGCGCCAGGGATCAACGCCACAGCCGCCGGTACACTACTGGCGGGTTCCGTGGTAACCGTGGAGCCCGGTGTCTATCTGCCCGACCGCGGCGGTGTCCGCATCGAGGACACCCTGGTTGTGGCCGACGAAACGTCCGGACACGCACCGGAATTGCTCACCCGGTTCCCCAAGGAACTGGCGATCCTGTAG
- a CDS encoding pyridoxamine 5'-phosphate oxidase family protein, whose product MRPAQPAYPPTPRTTPTRYRERARYDRETVHEVLDEALMCHLGYLNAGRPVVLPMVHARVGETLYIHGSTGSGPMLAAKASTGLPVCVTVTVVDGLVLARAAVHHSVNYRSVVIVGTAHLVEDPQLKMAVLQALVDHVVPGRAADSRLPDTRELAATGVLGLDLVEVSAKVRAGGPVDGPADTALPHWAGTVPLRLAAGAPIPAGDLDPAIPTPAYLASYLT is encoded by the coding sequence TTGCGACCAGCACAGCCGGCCTACCCGCCAACACCGCGCACCACGCCGACCCGCTATCGAGAGCGCGCCCGCTACGATCGTGAGACCGTCCACGAAGTTCTCGATGAGGCGTTGATGTGCCACCTGGGTTACCTCAACGCGGGCCGCCCGGTCGTGCTGCCGATGGTGCATGCCCGCGTGGGCGAGACGCTGTATATACACGGCTCCACCGGTAGCGGTCCGATGTTGGCCGCGAAGGCGTCGACGGGTTTGCCCGTGTGCGTCACGGTCACCGTCGTCGACGGCCTGGTGCTGGCCCGCGCGGCGGTGCACCACTCGGTGAATTACCGCTCGGTCGTCATCGTCGGCACCGCACATCTCGTCGAGGATCCACAGCTGAAAATGGCTGTGCTGCAAGCACTTGTCGATCACGTCGTGCCCGGCCGAGCCGCCGATAGCCGGCTCCCCGACACTCGCGAACTCGCCGCCACCGGCGTGCTGGGGCTCGACCTGGTCGAGGTCTCGGCCAAAGTGCGGGCCGGCGGCCCGGTCGATGGGCCGGCGGACACCGCGCTGCCCCATTGGGCGGGTACCGTGCCGCTGAGGCTGGCCGCCGGCGCGCCGATACCGGCCGGCGATCTCGACCCCGCCATCCCGACGCCGGCCTACCTGGCGAGCTACCTCACCTGA
- a CDS encoding GntR family transcriptional regulator yields MTVPLPIHRPRADRARQVADVLRQAIHAGAYDEGLPAEQQLAAEFFVSRNTIRAALAVLKSEGLIDRGPKVGTQIAQRKYAHGLDRLLGLKETLTGHGEVRNEVRAATQVTAPPAVAHRLRVQPGQPVMFIERLRYLDELPLSLDLTYLTPHIGDLVAAHQLETHDIFALIEQVSGQRLGAATLALEAIPADAHSAATLQIPDGAPLLMLERLTRLDDGQPVDLEYIRMRGDRITMRGNLIRSKQ; encoded by the coding sequence GTGACCGTGCCGTTGCCGATCCATCGCCCCCGGGCCGATCGTGCCCGCCAGGTCGCCGACGTGCTGCGGCAGGCGATCCACGCCGGCGCCTACGACGAGGGGCTACCCGCCGAACAGCAGTTGGCTGCGGAATTCTTCGTGTCTCGCAATACCATTCGTGCGGCGCTGGCCGTCCTGAAAAGCGAGGGGCTGATCGATCGGGGCCCCAAGGTCGGCACACAAATCGCGCAGCGCAAGTACGCCCACGGCCTCGATAGGCTGCTCGGTTTAAAGGAGACGCTGACCGGGCACGGCGAGGTCCGCAACGAGGTACGGGCCGCGACGCAGGTGACCGCTCCACCGGCGGTCGCCCACCGGTTGCGAGTACAGCCCGGCCAGCCGGTGATGTTCATTGAACGTCTGCGCTACCTCGACGAGCTGCCGCTCAGCCTGGATCTGACCTACCTCACTCCCCACATCGGCGATTTAGTCGCCGCCCATCAGCTGGAAACCCATGACATCTTCGCGCTGATCGAACAAGTCAGCGGACAGCGGCTGGGCGCAGCAACCCTGGCATTGGAGGCCATTCCCGCCGATGCCCATTCGGCGGCCACGTTGCAGATTCCCGACGGCGCTCCGCTGCTGATGCTGGAGCGCCTCACCCGCCTCGACGACGGCCAGCCTGTTGATCTGGAATACATCAGGATGCGCGGTGATCGAATCACAATGCGCGGCAACCTGATTAGGAGCAAACAATGA
- a CDS encoding ferredoxin family protein, with the protein MTLVTHRVDVPVTIDESLCIDGCTLCVDICPLDSLAINPETGKAFMHVDECWYCGPCAARCPTDAVTVNMPYLIR; encoded by the coding sequence ATGACGCTGGTCACCCACCGTGTCGATGTCCCTGTGACGATCGACGAATCCCTGTGTATCGACGGCTGCACGCTCTGTGTCGACATCTGCCCGCTGGACTCACTGGCGATCAACCCTGAGACCGGCAAAGCTTTCATGCACGTTGACGAGTGTTGGTACTGCGGCCCGTGTGCGGCCCGCTGCCCGACCGATGCGGTCACCGTCAACATGCCCTACCTGATTCGATAG